The Tripterygium wilfordii isolate XIE 37 chromosome 5, ASM1340144v1, whole genome shotgun sequence DNA segment tttttttttttgtgtgtatgaTATTCTTTTGGTCTCTCCACAAATGCACACACACGCAAAcgcacatacatacatacatacatacatatatatattttttctcccTCCTTTTTACAACTATATTTTCTGTATTTTTACATGTAGGTTTaggtttttaaattttgttcttgAAGACTGAAATTTTGGAgctgaaaattattttataattttgtcCTTTTCTAAGGCAATGAAcgattgatgatttggatgaaTATGAATATAGTCGTGATACATCAACGAACAACAATGGGAGGTGCTCTTGTTCCATTTGGAGTTTAATGACTCAAGTGATGTCTCCACTAAGCGCGTAAAGTAAGACCTGGGTGTCTAGGAATTACTGATATTAAGTTTTTTGAGAAAAACATCACCCATTCACCATTTTTATGCTTATAAAATGTTGTTGCCTATTTTCTTCAAGCAACATACGGGAATagcatgttatgtttgaattccTCATTTGCTTATATTGCATCCATACCGataattatttttcattctttagTAATTGTTACAATTTAATTATGAATCTATTGTCCTGCACAAAGACACATAAGAAAAGTGTCAAAAAAGTTCCTGCTCTTTTTTACCTAGAAATCTCTTATATTTATTGGGTGGATATCACTTATGGAACAGAGGAGGGCGAGCTGGCGGTTACAAAGAACTAGATGAAGAAGAACTAGAGGAAACAAAGCGACGGCGAAAGGAAGCTGAAGAGGTAAATTATCTGCATGAGCTCTGAGATACTCTAGTAGTATGTGTATATGTTATGCTTGACAATTTTCATCAACCTTATTCCAGGATGATGGTGAGCTGTATGATGAATTTGGCAATCTGAAGAAAAAGTTCCGTGCCAAGACACAGCAAGCTGAAGCTGGTCAGGTGCTTCCAGGTGCTGGACGTGCGGGATGGGAGGTTGACGAAATAGGTATATACTTACTTTAAATAGCCCTCAAAATAAATAACGTTTATTCTTTTACAATcttgtttctattttttaatGACTGGTAGTGGTGGTCATAAGTCAAGTAGATACTTGAGAATGAGGAAGGGATTTCAGGAATATAAATTTAGTAGTGAGCCACATCAATGTTAGGAAAAGGGTGACACGTGGAAGACTTTGAATTCAAGAATTTCGAGGTTTGAGATAATTTGAATGCTCATTTTTAGAATTTGAAAAATTTAGGGTGGGTTCAACAAAGGATTGTAAAGAAAATCTGTTCTGTGTTGTGTGTTTAAGCATTATTAGACAGGTATACTGTTACATACTTACATGAgcatttggtttttttttactttattaggGTTGttccttttcacatttttttttctttgttgttaagTATTTGCATTGGTTATACAGTACAACTGGCATAGGACATGAAGCAGCAGTTGTTGTGGGTTTTGGGGAGTTAAATTGGTGCTTTGAAGGGGGAATGGATCTATGTATTATCATTTCTGTAGGGCTAATGGTTAGACAAAGATTGGCAAATGAACCATAAATCCGACTCAAAAATTATCTTAAACTTTCTTGACACAATTAGCCTTGTGGGCACTTGATGTATTTTCTTTTGCCAGGCTTTGTAATGTTATTGTATCTTTCTCTCACCCCTTGGGTAGccctaaataaaaattattttgcattcaaaaaatagaaagcaATTATCCAATGTATCAGAAATTTAAAATAAGATTCAACACTAACTAGAGAAGACTATATGAGGTTCCAAATATATGATCACTTCAAGTTTCTTTGGTCTTTAACTTTTGTTCTTATTAACCTTTTTCGTCGGTATCAATAATATTTGATACATTGCTCAATAAGTTGAAAGCATTATTCCAAGCCTTTCTGGACCAGGGGCGGTGCTGGAGAAGGTGATTTGTACCTCTTATCATTTATTTGCTTGATCTTGCCTGACTATTTGGACATTAAGTATATTCTTCTTCTGAAAAAATTTAGCTTGCTTCAAAATTGCAATTCTTCTTCTGCAAGCTGGGTTGTACCCTGCACTCTCTTGTTTttaatgtgtttttcttttaactGAAATTTTCTCTTACACGATTATGAATATTACCTGTTCTCATGGGGGCTCTGAGTTGGCTTCCTGTTTAAGTGTGAAGTGTGTTTGTGTCTGACAAATAGATTGTGGGGTGGTACCCGAATTTGATGATAGCTGCGGGGCCATGTAAACATAGATGGGTTACTGTGAGAATTTCAAAATGAAATTGTTTTTTCTTGCTGGAATTTGAAGTGATTAGGAGGTGGCCACAACGAGGTCGCAAGGGCTACACAaattattatgttattttttactATAAACTACTGCCTTTTTGCTGGTTGAATGGCATCGGGTTTTGGTTGCGTTAGCATTGTAAATGAAATTCGATGTTGTGGCAGGAGTCGTCAACAGAgatgggagagagaaaacccgAGAAAGAGGAAGGGAAAGGGATGACAGAGGAAACAGCAAAAACAGAGAACGGGATGACAGAGACAGACGCCGGAGTCGAAGCAGGGAGAGGGACAGAGGAAGAGATCGAGATCGGGATTATGATTATGGTCGAGATAGAGACTACGGGAGAGAGAGGGACCATGATCGGGACTGGAACCGGCACCGCTACTAATGATGGAAGTCAAGGTTCTAAGTTCAATCTGGTGTATGTGTTCTTAAAAAAACCTTTTGCTTTCTTTGCCGTAACGGAAGACATTTGATTTTAGACCTAAAGTTTTCATTTGCTTGGAAGTATGATTGAAGATGCAACTTTTTTTAGTTCCAGATATATTTAACAAGAATCTGAACATTTTTTTGGTGGTTTTTATTTGCTTGGAAGTATGATTAAAGTTGTTGCAACTTTTTTTAGTTCCAGATATTTTTCTAGTTCCAGACATTTTTTGTGAAGAATTGCACTAGCTTGCTGATGTAGTTGAATGTTTGGATTGTAGTTTGCAGATACATTTGGATAtaagaaaaattgaaataaagatGATAATACATAGATATAAGAAATCCTCCATCAATAtaagagagagaacaaaataTATCAGAAAGTTGAGGAAGATTTATAGTCATCTCAGGTACATCACATTACAAAGTCGTACTGATTGAGAAGAATCGCAGTTGTCGATCTATGCCTTTTTCCTGTTGTCTCGAATCAATTGTGATGAGCAGCATTATATATACTCTCcttattttactaaatacacccaAAACTTGAACTTAATAAACCCCATGTTATAAACATAACAAACATTATCAAGTACActtcttgtgttttttgttGATTATTCTGAGTGTTTCTTTTGACTGCAGCCCAGTGATTATAATCACTGGGTAATTGTGTGCTTATGAAGCGAATGAGTAGAAGCCAATAAAACGAacaaaaatcacaaatatatatgtagaatATAGTCTCTTTCAACATCTAGATGAAGGTTTATAGACTCCATAATAATTGTTTTCACAACATTACAAAATTACAAGATATCTAGAAACATGGCGTCAGTTCGTCGGCCTTGTTGTAGGTAAATTGTTACACCTCTCTCCAACTTAGCCTGCAtcgttaaaaaaagaaaggaaaaaaaaaaaaaaacttgttaaGAGTTCTGTTAAAGAACAAATTTCATTTTATATTCTACGGGGCATTTCGTTGGCATTTAGAATGTGTGGCGAGGGTGAGAATCGTCCGTTCTCTTGTTTGATTGGATTTTTGGAGGatgaaatctcaaactcatttcaTCATCCATTCTCTCTTGTGGAGAGAATTGCCAAGTTTACCAAGATGGTGAGAACGGTTTTCTATTCTCACTACTTGCGGAGAATAAATTTTAATAGCACGCTCACGCTCACGCTCACGCTCACGCTCATTCAATCATATGCATGAACCAGATGCCTTGCAAGATTCTTCACTCACCGAGGTCGGCCCTAGAAGAAGGGAGCCCTACGAGGCGTTCCTTTTCTCTTGCGCTTGCAAGTCTCCGGCCTCGAGTCTTTCTTTCGCTGTACATCCTCCAGGCTTGAATTTTGAGGAAAGGGAGGAGAAGAATCACACGCCTTCTTCTCAGACAACGCAGTCACCTGGAAGTTTCAATAATTCGTACCATGAAATTAATGAATCATATCTATTCCTTACATGAGAAAagctgtgtatatatatgtatatatatatatatataccttgcaAGAAATGGAGCAGTAGTTGAACTGATCGGGTTCTGCCAATCTCCTCTCGCAGGTCCTGCAGGTGGAGCCATTGTTGCTTGATGTACCACAGTGGGGAAGAGGACTTAGAGATATCACAAGCCTCTTATTCGATTTATATGGCTGAAGAAACACGAAATTATAATTAGTAGActgaaaaggaaagaagacaAAGATTGTAATCCTTAACCCTAAATTCGTAAGATTCTCGAGGAAAAATAAAATCGGAACTTGTGGCCTAATAGTAGCCAACTCCTCCTTTTTACTTTTTGACGGAGACATGCTTTTCCTTTATATCAATAATTTAATCCCGGCAAGAGTTTTACTATTACAACTCTTCAAAACTCAAGATCGAGTTTTCttcgacaaaaaaaaattgatgcagGATGTGCTAATACAACCCGCATTCGCTCGAACAGCAGGATACCTCTCTGCTCAAGCGAATTCAAAACTACGCATGTTTTTTTGGATTtcctaatttaatatttatttattgtttatttgagtccaattaaaattttcttttactatatttaaggttgtaaactcttattaaaatttaacttttgttgaattaatataaaatcagaTTTTAGTGGAATACTACTTTTTAGTTCAATTCTTGGTGGAATCAACCAATTGAAGCTATGTTGCAATCatgaatttttctttatttaatctGTACTTCATCAACCTTCCTCTCCCCAACCACCATGAACCCTCTTCCTAATTATCACATAAGAGTACCGTGGTAGGGTTTTCGATATATGGATCAAGAATGAACCTAAGAGTTACTCGTTTGTTTCACCCAAAACCACTAAAAAAGACAATTttcatatatacacaaacagtTACGGTGGCGACAGGTAAGACTGGATCGAAATCCATGTAGGTAGGTGTCTGAAAGTGGGACAAGCCTACGGAACTAGCACTTTATGTCCTACGTctggagagataaccaactaagTTATCGTGAAGTGGTTTAGGACATTAAAATTCATCAAAATTAAGACCACAATGAATGCATATTGGTTTCTCCAATTATATCTATAGATTACTCAAAAGAgtagagaatatatatatattacctgaATAAGAGAACAATCCATGTACTTTTCCATGGCAGTGAGAGACACAACATCCTTGTAGACATGCCTGTAGATCTTCAGTAGCTTGTGCTGGAAACGAACACAGGAAGATATACAATGTTGGCAACCAGAAATTTTGCAGTTGATGCAATATCTGTTCCGCTCGTTCCCGCGAAAATTCAGATGAGATTGACATGAATCAAAGAATGTTTCTTGCAGAAATGGATCAAGCCATTCtggttttgtgttttcttcttcaACCTGAAATAttcattttgtgtaatttcaagacattttattatgtatatatatagttctagTTTGCAATGCAAAAGCGTAAAATCCAAACACCTGAGGATTACTCGGAGACCCGAAAGCCTGCAATCAAGAAAAAACCATTTACTAAAACATATACGATACGAGTGTGTAAATAGAGAAACAAGTTAATATTCCGTAGGTGAACATATGATCTAATGATAGAATTAATTATAGTGGCGCAACTTAGAGATCTTGtgtgttcaattcttgaaaataatTTATGTACATCGTGCCTGTCAACCCCGCCCTGTTCATTGCGGGAGGCACGTGCACAAGAGTTGTTGACATGAATTCATCAATGTTGGGAGTAGTAacggattctttctttttttaggtGAACGGGAGATTAGGTGCCAAACTACTCGACCATACAACTCctcaatataattaaatattatgtCGAGTAGCATGTTATTATTCTCAATGAGGATAAATTTTGCGTACATATTGTCTATTTCCGTCCCATTCACTGCGTAAGACATGTTTATGGGAGTTGTTGACATAAATTCACCGAAGTTGGGAGTAGTTAGGGATTTTTTTTAGGTGAATGGAAGATTATGTgtcccaacttttttttttgaaataccacagagAATTATGCTTCCGATTGGAATCGAATCTTgagcacacatatgcctaacctagCCGATTACCAACCAAGCCAACTCCCGTTACCACCACACAAAATAGTTAAATATTATGTCAACTACCATATTATTCTCCATGATCTCATTCATATTCAAATTTATTGATGAAGCATTACTTTATTTTCTTACATATCATTTAGATCTTTTAGATTactaagaaataaaatattaataaggATGTATGTATGAAATGAATTGGGGTTTTCCAATTAATGGAGGATAGAtagatttgattattttgaatAATCAACACAAAACAAAGTACATATGAATGTACACTTCCAAATTTTTGATAATACTAACAATTAATTGAAGATTTTCTTTTTGAGGGAAATGAAacgaaacaaaaattatataatttaagaaactaatattttgggaaattaaaaaattagatcTTATTAAGAAATTCATCAAGATCTTattaagcaaaaaaaagaagaaaagattatGATATTATCCACATACCTCTTGTACCAACCTAGATGATGAAGATGGGTTCATCCTGCTCctccacaagaaaaaaaaaactataaataaaaatttaaaaattttaagatGAATTTAATAACTAAAGGAAATTCAACTTGGGAaagaagtatatatatagttacatacacatacatacctatatatacacacacacacacaccccttAGCTAGTTGTGAAGTAGTGAAGTAGAGAAGTAGGTGTAGTCGATGAAATCAAAGTGTTTGTAGGGAAATGAAACCAAAACAAACCATTAATCCTCGGtatttgagattgatttttcatttcaaattaaGACGTGTGTTGATCTTTCATTTGATTCGGTtaccatataaaacaaaaaataattgattGTTAGTTTGgcacatatatattttgtatttttatttttccttgatGAGTAGTAGATATCATAttagcaaggaaaaaaaataatcatgtcATTAATTATGCATATATACCCAATATTGCAACAATGAATTTTCATGTGAGTGGGGAAAACTACAAAGTTGaccaaattaattaaacaaatagaAGTACTTATAAATTATCAAATGGTGAATTTAATTTTACTGAAAAGAAATTCTGATTTTGTTTGTCCATTTTTAGACCATCTATTGCATTAGATATGATAAGATATCCATCCAATGCTTCCTTAAGTTTTTCAAAAATGTCCAAAGTAGAGCACTTACTAAAGTGGATTATATAAGATAATCTACTAACAagaaaatggaaaacaaaaagtTTTTGAATTCTTGGAGAGAATTCATGAGTAAACTTGTATTATCTTTCATTGGGACTAAGTCAAATCACTACAAAATATGATTCAGCGTCGACGCTTCAATAATATCGTAAAAATAAAACaccattaatatattttttcgaCGCTTTGCGAAACGCCATTAATATATTTTGTGTTGTTATATATTCGAGGCTTTGACAAAAACATCCTTAAATTGAAGAATCACGGTGCTTATAGAAATAAGTGTCGTGAATGTAGATTATGTTATGACGCTTAACTAAGAAACAtcgtttgtgtttttatttcatGACGCTCATGTATAGTGTTGTCCCATGGAAAAAATATGACGGTGTTTCTATAACAAGCGTCGTTAATAGACGATGCTTTTATCAGAAAGTCGTGGTGTAGTACGGGCCAATTACTTGGGGTGGATTATTTTTTGTCACTACGACGCATCTTCGATACATTGTTACTGTGGTTTCGTACTTAAGCTCCATAATAAGAAATGAGCGTCGGCACTTTCCAAAGAAGCGCCGGCAATAAGTGTTATTGTTGATGCAGTTTTTATAGTGCATATAATGTGATCTATGTATTTTTTGTACAAATTTTATTCTTTGCTAAAAAATTTTTCTGACTgagaacgacaccatacaagtttatcatttggatattcgatatgagtctaaactcgggcCATCAGACCCACACGCCCATAAGTTTTTGACCTACGTAACCACAAGGGCATTACTCTTAATGAGAATTGAACTTAAGATTTCCCGAATCCATACGGTTTGGCTCTATAAAGATTCACCAATATAATTAGACTATTACCCAAGTGATTATTCTTTCCTGAATCCACTAAAATACAAAATCACTTTCctctaacaaaaaaaagagagtcagAAAGGACATTTGAGGTACTTGAAATCCATCTAAGAATCAAACATTATTACTTCTGCCTTGCAGACATTCATCAACTTCAACAAATCTGAAACCTTTTTTGTATAAAAATCAACCCACTTGAAGTGCCTCTACCACAAAACAACCACCACTTTGATCTCTTCATCatttcattcttcttcttcttcatcatcaagaGCTTCCAAGGACAACTCTAGCTGTCACCAAATCTGGTAGTCTCAACATATTCTTGACCAGGATAGGAATAACCAGAGCATTCTCATTAGCCTTTTGTCTACCTTGTTCCCAAACACACATTTTGTCCAGAATGTACGCAATGCCTTTTCACATATACTTTTCTCTGCTTCAACTATGATCTCTAGTATCAAAAAACCAAACCcaattccaaaaattttgatggATTCTTTCATTATCGTCGATGGGGAGGAACAGAGTTGTGCGGATCCAATGTATCAACAGAAATCAATAAACCCAAAGCGGGCATATCACAGATGTGAGTAGGGTTAGGATTTTCCACAATATTGTTTAAAATAGTCATTACAGAAGCTCCGGAAGCATTAGTGCAAATCGGTTTCCTAATTACTCTCACAAGGGCTTCAAAAACAACTTCAATCTCCCCTCATGTGTTTATGGGGATATTTTTTTTAgaacaaaaatattgttatgtattgttgtttaatattaacaataataatagAATGGATAATATCAAGTTACTATTATATATTATGTATTGTTGGTTAAGTAAGTTTTTTATGCCattaaaaatgatatatatatatatatatatatattatttttatttttataaatggGTTGGTAAAAGATAGGTAGAAGAAGAGAGACTAGAATTTTAAGTAGTAGAGGAAGGTCTTTAATACTATGTAGTACGTAGTGTCCGAATGATGACCGTTGGATATTTAAAAGCTGTTACATTATGTCCGCGAGTTTAATTATTCAGTGTCCAAGTATACCACGTCATACGTCGATGTGGGCATCGTCAAAACTAATGGGATGGTGCTAATTCACAgagaattggtgttttttttaaaatttgaattacAAACTATACACGTCTCCATTCTTAATTAACTACAAACGTATTGGTACAAATCGCTTGTGAAGTAGTATTATCCTATTAATTTTGTTATGCCACATCGACATATGAGATCATCAAAACTAATGGGACGATGTTAATTCATAGAGAATTgatgttttttttgaaatttgaattacaAACTATACCTATCTCCattcttaattaattacaaACGTATTGTTACAAATCACTTGTGAAGTAGTATTATCCAGTTAATTTTGTTATACCACATCAGCATATGAGATTATCAAAACTAATGGGACGGTATGTAACATTTTAACCGTTGGATCATATTTTGTTGGGTCTACAATTTGAAAACCCAGTTGGGGATATTGATTCTCTACCGTGGGATCAATCAACATGTCTATGTCGATATCCGATGGATAGGAGGATGACACATGGACCTCTGACAGctatgaaaatgatatttgattAGCCTCCATTTGTTTTGGAACAAAAACATATATAGTATTTGATTTGCCAGTTGCGAATGAAGTGTCAATTCATCCTCAATTTGAAACCAACAGAACATGAaaatacaacaacaacaatgacaTGTACTAGGATAAATCCATTCAAACTTGTTACTTTCTTAGACGAAAGGATAAGAAGTGTTTGACTAGAAGAGGAGGAGAGAACAAAAGCATACACGATATACCCTTGGAGAGTTGTGAACCATAAGTTTCGCAGCCGATTATTGATGACTAAAGTGGGTATAAAAAGATGGATCAAAAATGATGTTGTTAGGATGTGATGGAGGTTTTATACCTTTTGACAAATTGGATTGGACTATGGATAGATTCGACGTAACCCACAAATCcaataacaatatattattgtccgctttggattgAAGTCCTCACGGATTTGCCCCTCTAGGCCCAACGTTCTCGCTTAAGTCCATAAAACCGGTCATATTGTGAAACACTTTATCTACTAGTCACTATTTCCTTTCTTTATTGATGTGGGATCTCATCATTACTCTCGAACCCCACCATACACTTTTTTTGCCAACTTTCGGAgaagtttgaaaattttcaatactTAAAAACACACAAACATTTCCCAACTCACCTTCCTCCCAAGTAAGTGCTAtaattgaagaaattgagagggacgagaagggaaaaaaagagatttGATCCAATCAACTTGACGTATTATTCATGTTATGGGTCTAAGATCCGCGTGATTCGACTcatacttataaaccacattgttGGTTTACACCAAATCGATGTAAGACTTTTTACAAGGATAAAAATTGACTACAAGAGGAGGAGAGAACAAAAGCATATATGATACAGTTGGAGAATTGTGGCCATAAGTTTCGCAGCTGATTATTGATGACTAAGTGGGTAAAAATATGGATGAAAAGAATGTTGTTATAACGTGATGAATTTCTTTATATCTTTTGACAAATTGGGTTGGACTCTGAATAGATTCAGCGTAGTCGAAAAAGTTCAACATCAGTatgatattgtctgctttgggttGAAGTCCACAGATTTACTCATCTAGGCTCAATGTCCTCGCTTAGGCCCAGAAAACCAGTTATACTGTGTTAGATTGTGAGAACACTTTATCTATTAGccactctttctt contains these protein-coding regions:
- the LOC119999121 gene encoding uncharacterized protein LOC119999121; this encodes MSPSKSKKEELATIRPQVPILFFLENLTNLGLRITIFVFFPFQSTNYNFVFLQPYKSNKRLVISLSPLPHCGTSSNNGSTCRTCERRLAEPDQFNYCSISCKVTALSEKKACDSSPPFPQNSSLEDVQRKKDSRPETCKRKRKGTPRRAPFF